The following are encoded together in the Streptomyces tsukubensis genome:
- the pheA gene encoding prephenate dehydratase translates to MSATRYTYLGPEGTFTEAALRKLPESATRELVPMVSVPAALDAVRHGEAAAALVPIENSVEGGITTTLDQLVSGEPLMIHREVLLSITFALLVRPGTKLSDIKTVTAHPAAQPQVRNWLASHLPEAVWESAASNADGAKLVQEGRFDAAFAGEFAAATYGLEPLFTEIHDADNAQTRFVLVGRPARPAAPTGADKTSVVIWLGPDRPGALLELLQEFAVRGVNLMLIQSRPTGEGIGHYCFAIDAEGHVSDRRVGEALMGLKRISPNVRFLGSYPRAEVRLEDLSALRHGTSDAEFVAASDWLARCQDGRF, encoded by the coding sequence ATGTCCGCCACGCGCTACACGTACCTCGGCCCCGAGGGCACCTTCACCGAAGCCGCGCTCCGCAAACTCCCGGAGTCCGCCACCCGTGAGCTGGTCCCGATGGTCTCCGTGCCGGCCGCGCTCGACGCCGTACGCCATGGGGAGGCGGCAGCCGCCCTCGTACCGATCGAGAACTCGGTGGAGGGCGGCATCACCACCACCCTCGACCAGCTCGTCTCCGGCGAACCGCTGATGATCCACCGCGAGGTGCTGCTCTCCATCACCTTCGCGCTGCTGGTCAGGCCCGGTACGAAACTGTCGGACATCAAGACGGTCACCGCCCACCCCGCGGCCCAGCCCCAGGTGCGGAACTGGCTGGCAAGCCATCTTCCCGAGGCGGTGTGGGAGTCGGCCGCCTCCAACGCGGACGGCGCGAAGCTCGTCCAGGAGGGCCGCTTCGACGCGGCCTTCGCGGGTGAGTTCGCCGCCGCCACCTACGGCCTCGAACCTTTGTTCACGGAGATTCACGACGCGGACAACGCGCAGACCCGCTTCGTCCTGGTCGGCCGGCCCGCGAGGCCCGCGGCGCCGACGGGCGCCGACAAGACCTCGGTGGTCATCTGGCTCGGCCCCGACCGGCCGGGCGCCCTGCTCGAACTGCTCCAGGAGTTCGCCGTAAGGGGCGTCAACCTGATGCTGATCCAGTCCCGGCCGACCGGTGAGGGAATCGGCCACTACTGCTTCGCGATCGACGCGGAGGGACACGTCTCCGACCGGAGGGTCGGCGAGGCCCTGATGGGGCTGAAGCGGATCAGCCCGAACGTGCGCTTCCTCGGCTCCTACCCGCGTGCGGAGGTGCGCCTCGAAGATCTTTCCGCGCTGCGGCACGGCACCTCGGACGCCGAGTTCGTGGCCGCCTCCGACTGGCTCGCCCGCTGCCAGGACGGGCGGTTCTGA
- the efeB gene encoding iron uptake transporter deferrochelatase/peroxidase subunit codes for MTPPADHSISRRRLLGTAGATGLALGVAGGAAGYASAPSDDRPALTGVGADRVMFHGKHQAGISTPVQARGHLAAFDLVSGAGRREAANLLRRWSATAERLTAGEAASAGGHDTGIALDAGPSSLTVTFGFGHGFFTRAGLEKLRPDALDPLPEFSSDHLDAKRGNGDLWVQIGANDALVAFHALRALQKDAAGAATVRWQMNGFNRSPGATARPMTTRNLMGQIDGTDNPAPADKDFDQRIFVPSDGDPAWMAGGSYAVVRRIRMLLDQWEKLPLKDQENVIGRRKSDGAPLTGGTETTGPKLDRTGPDGDLVIPLNAHSRITRPDQNGGAAMLRRPFSFHDGFDADGVPDAGLLFIAWQADPLRGFVPVQRKLDRGDALSEFIRHESSGLFAVPGGAAKGEYVGQRLLES; via the coding sequence ATGACACCCCCCGCTGACCACTCCATCTCCCGGCGCCGGCTGCTCGGTACCGCCGGCGCCACCGGGCTCGCCCTCGGCGTCGCGGGCGGCGCGGCAGGTTATGCCTCCGCGCCCTCCGACGACCGGCCCGCGCTGACCGGTGTCGGCGCGGACCGGGTGATGTTTCACGGGAAACATCAGGCGGGCATCAGCACCCCCGTACAGGCTCGCGGCCACCTCGCCGCCTTCGACCTCGTATCGGGGGCCGGACGCAGGGAGGCGGCCAACCTGCTGCGCCGCTGGTCGGCGACGGCCGAGCGGCTGACAGCGGGTGAGGCCGCCTCCGCCGGCGGCCATGACACGGGGATCGCGCTGGACGCGGGCCCCTCGTCCCTGACGGTGACCTTCGGTTTCGGGCACGGTTTCTTCACGCGTGCGGGGCTGGAGAAACTGCGGCCCGACGCTTTGGACCCGCTGCCGGAGTTCTCCTCCGACCACCTCGACGCCAAGCGCGGCAACGGTGACCTGTGGGTGCAGATCGGCGCCAACGACGCGCTCGTCGCCTTTCACGCCCTGCGCGCCCTCCAGAAGGACGCCGCGGGGGCGGCCACTGTCCGCTGGCAGATGAACGGCTTCAACCGCTCGCCCGGCGCCACCGCCCGCCCCATGACCACCAGGAACCTCATGGGGCAGATCGACGGCACGGACAACCCCGCGCCGGCCGACAAGGACTTCGACCAGCGGATCTTCGTACCGTCCGACGGCGACCCCGCGTGGATGGCGGGCGGCTCCTACGCCGTCGTACGGCGGATCAGGATGCTGCTCGACCAGTGGGAGAAGCTGCCGCTGAAGGACCAGGAGAACGTCATAGGGCGCCGCAAGTCCGACGGCGCGCCCCTGACGGGCGGTACGGAGACGACCGGGCCGAAACTCGACAGGACAGGGCCCGACGGAGACCTGGTCATCCCGCTCAACGCCCACAGCCGCATCACCCGCCCCGATCAGAACGGGGGTGCGGCCATGCTGCGCAGGCCCTTCTCCTTCCACGACGGGTTCGACGCGGACGGCGTACCCGACGCGGGGCTGCTCTTCATCGCCTGGCAGGCGGATCCGCTGCGCGGCTTCGTACCGGTCCAGCGCAAGCTCGACCGGGGCGACGCGCTGAGCGAGTTCATCCGCCACGAGTCCAGCGGTCTCTTCGCCGTACCGGGGGGCGCGGCCAAGGGGGAGTACGTGGGGCAGCGGCTGCTGGAGAGCTGA
- a CDS encoding copper resistance CopC/CopD family protein, whose product MKTIAPRSGGALPLSGPGARVNRQATGGRTASRLLLLAAALAGAFLTLLTGAGSASAHAALVGSDPKQGAVVEQAPQRVTLTFSEKIAVSDDSVRVLDPAGKRVDTGKLSDLSSGSKARYRVELHSGLPNGTFTVTYQVISADSHPVSGAYTFSIGAASKTTAAVPQQDAGGGIVGTLYGIARYVAYAGFTLLVGGGAFVLGCWPRGARVRQVQRVVVYGWVGLTASTLALLLLRGSYTGSGKLADVFDMGALGDVFQSKPGAALVSRLLLLAVAALFVVVLFGTYAGREDAKERRDLTFGLAVGGAVVAIGLAATWALAEHASVGIQPGLSMPLDILHLLAVATWLGGLTALLVSLHQVPTVEASAVRRFSRTAFTSVIVLAATGLYQAWRQVGSWSALGSTTYGRLLLIKVGLVAVLVCTAAFSRRWTARLTERDTERVAAREAMGAVGAPEAAATATGPAAPETETAPESGTEAAPEAGTATPSVPAQKPARSRTSAGSGTGPSAPAVDAVRAAQLARQRAAVSTATEKRVRDADTSRSGLRRSVLVEAGVAVVLLGVTTLLTTTEPGRTEEEAAHATSASAPAAGAGQPVSLKMPFDTGGTKGKGTVLIDMDPGHSGSNEVHLYAERPDGSPFDLPEIKLALTLPAKQVGPLPVEPDHIASGHWSASGVQLPMAGDWKVSVTVRTSDIDQVTVTKHAKIG is encoded by the coding sequence ATGAAAACCATCGCTCCCCGCTCGGGCGGCGCCCTGCCCTTGTCGGGCCCCGGCGCTCGCGTGAACCGTCAGGCGACCGGCGGACGTACGGCCTCCCGGCTGTTGCTGCTCGCCGCGGCGCTGGCCGGCGCGTTCCTCACGCTGCTCACCGGGGCGGGTTCCGCCTCCGCGCACGCGGCGCTGGTGGGCAGCGACCCGAAGCAGGGAGCGGTGGTCGAACAGGCACCCCAGCGGGTGACCCTCACCTTCTCGGAGAAGATCGCGGTCTCCGACGACTCGGTACGCGTACTCGACCCCGCCGGCAAACGCGTGGACACCGGCAAACTCAGCGACCTCAGCAGCGGCTCCAAGGCGCGGTACCGCGTGGAGCTGCACTCGGGCCTGCCCAACGGCACGTTCACCGTCACCTACCAGGTCATCTCGGCCGACAGCCACCCCGTGTCCGGGGCCTACACCTTCTCGATCGGCGCCGCGTCCAAGACCACCGCGGCCGTGCCCCAGCAGGACGCGGGGGGCGGGATCGTCGGCACGCTGTACGGCATCGCGCGCTACGTGGCGTACGCCGGTTTCACGCTGCTCGTCGGCGGCGGCGCCTTCGTCCTCGGCTGCTGGCCGAGGGGGGCGCGGGTACGGCAGGTGCAGCGGGTCGTCGTGTACGGCTGGGTCGGCCTCACGGCCTCGACCCTGGCGCTGCTGCTCCTGCGCGGCTCCTACACGGGGTCGGGCAAGCTCGCCGACGTCTTCGACATGGGTGCCCTTGGGGACGTGTTCCAGTCCAAGCCGGGCGCCGCCCTCGTATCGCGGTTGCTGCTGCTCGCCGTCGCGGCCCTGTTCGTCGTGGTCCTCTTCGGTACGTACGCGGGGCGGGAGGACGCGAAGGAGCGGAGGGACCTGACCTTCGGTCTGGCCGTCGGGGGCGCGGTCGTCGCGATCGGACTCGCCGCCACCTGGGCGCTGGCGGAGCACGCCTCCGTCGGTATCCAGCCGGGGCTCTCCATGCCCCTCGACATCCTCCATCTGCTGGCGGTGGCCACCTGGCTCGGCGGCCTCACCGCCCTGCTCGTCTCGCTCCACCAGGTGCCCACGGTCGAGGCGTCCGCCGTGCGCCGCTTCTCCCGTACCGCCTTCACCAGTGTGATCGTGCTGGCCGCGACCGGGCTCTACCAGGCGTGGCGCCAGGTGGGCTCCTGGTCGGCGCTGGGCTCCACCACCTACGGGCGGCTGCTGCTGATCAAGGTCGGACTGGTCGCCGTACTGGTCTGCACGGCGGCGTTCTCCCGGCGGTGGACGGCCCGGCTCACGGAGCGGGACACGGAGCGCGTCGCCGCGCGGGAGGCCATGGGCGCGGTGGGCGCTCCTGAGGCAGCGGCCACGGCCACCGGCCCGGCCGCCCCGGAGACCGAGACCGCCCCCGAGTCCGGAACGGAGGCCGCCCCGGAGGCCGGTACGGCCACGCCGTCGGTGCCCGCGCAGAAGCCGGCACGGTCACGGACGAGCGCCGGCTCGGGTACGGGCCCCTCCGCCCCCGCCGTGGACGCCGTGCGGGCCGCCCAGTTGGCCCGTCAGCGCGCCGCGGTCTCCACGGCCACGGAGAAGCGGGTGCGCGACGCCGACACCTCCCGCTCCGGGCTGCGCCGCTCCGTTCTCGTGGAGGCCGGGGTGGCCGTCGTACTCCTCGGAGTGACCACACTCCTCACCACCACCGAGCCCGGTCGTACGGAGGAGGAGGCCGCGCACGCCACCTCCGCCTCCGCCCCGGCGGCCGGGGCGGGACAGCCCGTCTCGCTGAAGATGCCGTTCGACACCGGCGGCACCAAGGGCAAGGGGACCGTCCTGATCGACATGGACCCGGGGCACAGCGGCAGCAATGAGGTGCACCTCTACGCCGAGCGCCCCGACGGCTCCCCCTTCGACCTGCCGGAGATCAAACTCGCCCTGACCCTCCCCGCGAAGCAGGTCGGCCCCCTCCCCGTCGAGCCCGACCACATCGCTTCCGGACACTGGAGCGCGAGCGGCGTACAGCTCCCGATGGCGGGCGACTGGAAGGTGTCGGTGACCGTGCGTACCTCCGACATCGACCAGGTGACCGTGACGAAGCACGCGAAGATCGGCTGA
- a CDS encoding copper chaperone PCu(A)C, translated as MRAVTAAGLALTAGLALAGCGGDHESPARIQVSGGYMPQPVSGDMAAGFLLISNSGGSDDKLTSVTSKISPAVTLHSTKNGTMRQQDSFEVPGDGTLDFRRGGNHLMFEKLTHKPKLGERVAVTLHFSHSGAVDAELPVKATTYNPKSDAQ; from the coding sequence GTGCGCGCCGTGACGGCCGCGGGGCTGGCGCTGACCGCGGGGCTCGCCCTGGCCGGCTGCGGCGGCGACCACGAGTCGCCGGCGCGGATCCAGGTCAGCGGCGGCTACATGCCGCAGCCCGTGAGCGGCGACATGGCGGCCGGATTCCTCCTCATCAGCAACTCCGGTGGCAGCGACGACAAGCTGACCTCGGTCACCTCCAAGATCTCGCCCGCCGTCACGCTGCACTCCACCAAGAACGGCACCATGCGCCAGCAGGACTCCTTCGAGGTCCCCGGTGACGGCACCCTCGACTTCAGGCGCGGTGGCAACCACCTCATGTTCGAAAAGCTCACCCACAAGCCGAAGCTCGGCGAAAGGGTGGCGGTGACCCTTCACTTCAGCCACTCCGGCGCCGTCGACGCCGAACTGCCCGTGAAGGCAACGACGTACAACCCCAAGTCGGACGCACAGTGA
- a CDS encoding SCO family protein produces MRKKILIAAPLLAAAALTLSACGGGDSDDNSQKPVSDVSVEPGSDKAATVLDQPFKKPDMVLKDTHGKKYDLLEKTKGKPTLVYFGYTNCPDVCPLTMSNIAIAAKKLPAAEQKKLQVVFVTTDPKRDTPEALGKWLKGQDPDFTGLTGDFATIQASARKLGISVEPTHKDKNGKTVSTHGTQVVAFSPKTDGGYVMYGEDATADDYTKDLPKIVKGERP; encoded by the coding sequence ATGCGCAAGAAGATCCTCATCGCCGCCCCCCTGCTCGCCGCCGCCGCGCTGACCCTGTCGGCGTGCGGGGGTGGTGACAGCGACGACAACAGCCAGAAGCCCGTCTCCGACGTCTCCGTGGAACCCGGCTCCGACAAGGCCGCGACCGTGCTCGACCAGCCGTTCAAGAAGCCGGACATGGTCCTGAAGGACACGCACGGCAAGAAGTACGACCTGCTGGAGAAGACCAAGGGCAAGCCGACGCTCGTCTACTTCGGGTACACCAACTGCCCCGACGTCTGTCCGCTGACGATGAGCAACATCGCCATCGCGGCGAAGAAGCTGCCCGCAGCCGAGCAGAAGAAGCTCCAGGTCGTCTTCGTGACGACCGACCCCAAGCGCGACACCCCCGAGGCGCTCGGCAAGTGGCTCAAGGGCCAGGACCCCGACTTCACGGGCCTGACCGGCGACTTCGCCACCATCCAGGCCAGCGCGCGCAAGCTCGGCATCAGCGTCGAGCCGACGCACAAGGACAAGAACGGCAAGACCGTCTCGACGCACGGGACCCAGGTCGTCGCCTTCTCCCCGAAGACCGACGGCGGCTATGTCATGTACGGCGAGGACGCGACGGCCGACGACTACACCAAGGACCTTCCCAAGATCGTCAAGGGTGAGCGTCCGTGA
- a CDS encoding YcnI family copper-binding membrane protein: MKALSVLKPSAPKPSRIALAGAVAGSAVLVLAGTASAHVTVQPNGEAAKGGYATISFKVPNERDDASTTKLEVNLPTDHPLASVMPQPVPGWKVKTTESELDKPVKMHGETIKKAVSKVTWTAEDKGVRPGQFQQFPLAVGQLPENADQLVFKALQTYSNKEVVRWIEEPAADGTEAAEDPAPVLKLSAPAADSHGAPASDGSGSDSTASDKGSGGDSDKGSGSQKTAAADSSDTTARVLGIVGIVVGVAGVAFGVLAGRRRSTTTDAV; the protein is encoded by the coding sequence ATGAAGGCTCTGTCAGTCCTGAAGCCGTCCGCGCCGAAGCCGTCACGGATCGCCCTCGCCGGCGCCGTCGCGGGCTCCGCCGTCCTGGTCCTCGCGGGCACCGCGTCCGCGCACGTCACCGTGCAGCCCAACGGCGAGGCGGCCAAGGGCGGCTACGCGACCATCAGCTTCAAGGTGCCCAACGAGCGTGACGACGCCTCGACCACCAAGCTTGAGGTCAACCTGCCGACCGACCACCCGCTGGCGTCGGTCATGCCGCAGCCGGTACCCGGCTGGAAGGTGAAGACCACCGAGTCCGAGCTGGACAAGCCGGTCAAGATGCACGGCGAGACGATCAAGAAGGCCGTCTCCAAGGTCACCTGGACCGCCGAGGACAAGGGCGTGCGGCCGGGGCAGTTCCAGCAGTTCCCGCTCGCCGTCGGCCAACTCCCCGAGAACGCCGACCAGTTGGTGTTCAAGGCACTCCAGACCTACTCCAACAAGGAGGTGGTGCGCTGGATCGAGGAGCCCGCGGCCGACGGGACCGAGGCCGCGGAGGACCCGGCGCCCGTGCTGAAGCTCTCGGCGCCCGCGGCCGACAGCCACGGGGCGCCCGCCTCCGACGGTTCGGGCTCGGACTCCACCGCTTCGGACAAGGGCTCCGGTGGCGACTCCGACAAGGGCTCGGGATCGCAGAAGACAGCCGCCGCCGACAGCAGTGACACCACGGCCCGCGTCCTCGGAATCGTCGGCATCGTCGTCGGCGTGGCAGGAGTGGCGTTCGGCGTACTGGCCGGCCGCAGGCGCTCCACCACCACAGACGCGGTCTGA
- a CDS encoding ATP-binding protein: protein MSIWWSLHLRREAASVPLARRLLLGAMDTAGVDPDISYDLSVALTEACANAVEHGGVGTGVTGGAAGHFRVAVCLDDERCHIEVTDSGPGFPGLRGAKRRRASERDENGRGLCLIEKLADHVHFGNKPGRGGAVVSFDKILKWRADAPLIAS, encoded by the coding sequence ATGAGCATCTGGTGGTCACTCCATTTGCGGCGCGAGGCCGCGAGCGTGCCGTTGGCCAGACGGCTGCTGCTCGGCGCTATGGACACGGCCGGTGTCGACCCCGACATCTCCTACGACTTGTCGGTCGCCCTCACGGAGGCGTGTGCCAACGCGGTCGAACACGGCGGCGTGGGCACGGGCGTCACCGGTGGCGCCGCGGGGCACTTCCGGGTGGCGGTCTGTCTCGACGACGAGCGCTGCCACATCGAGGTCACCGACTCGGGCCCCGGCTTCCCCGGTCTGCGCGGGGCGAAGCGCAGACGGGCGTCGGAGCGGGACGAGAACGGCAGAGGCCTCTGCCTCATCGAAAAACTCGCCGACCACGTCCATTTCGGCAACAAGCCGGGCAGGGGCGGCGCCGTGGTCAGCTTCGACAAGATCCTCAAGTGGCGTGCGGACGCGCCGCTCATCGCCTCGTAG
- a CDS encoding aminopeptidase P family protein, translating to MQDGAQQLSETPEGVEPEEVEDEPIKPRKNGLYPAVSDELAASMQSGWADTELHGLEPIEQAGHTARRRAALSARFPGERLVIPAGNLKTRSNDTEYAFRASVEYAYLTGDQTQDGVLVLEPTASGHDATVYLLPRSNRENGEFWLDGQGELWVGRRHSLAEAEQVLGLPAKDVRELPTALREATGPARAVRGHDAGIEAALADKVTAERDEELRVHLSEARLLKDDYETGELQKAVDSTVRGFEDVVKVLDKARATSERYIEGTFFLRARVEGNDIGYGSICASGAHACTLHWVRNDGPVRSGDLLLLDAGVETHSLYTADVTRTLPVDGTYTELQRKIYDAVYEAQEAGIAAVRPGAKYRDFHDAAQRVLATKLVEWGLVEGPVERVLELGLQRRWTLHGTGHMLGMDVHDCAVARTETYVDATLEPGMCLTVEPGLYFQADDLTVPAEYRGIGVRIEDDILVTSDGNKNLSAGLPRRSDEVEAWMAGLKG from the coding sequence ATGCAGGACGGCGCCCAGCAGCTCTCAGAGACCCCGGAGGGCGTGGAGCCCGAGGAGGTCGAGGACGAGCCGATCAAGCCACGGAAGAACGGCCTCTACCCCGCCGTGTCCGACGAGCTGGCGGCGAGCATGCAGTCCGGCTGGGCCGACACCGAGCTGCACGGCCTCGAACCGATCGAGCAGGCCGGGCACACCGCCCGTCGCCGCGCCGCGCTCTCCGCGCGCTTCCCCGGTGAACGCCTGGTGATCCCCGCGGGCAACCTGAAGACCCGCTCCAACGACACCGAGTACGCCTTCCGTGCCTCCGTCGAGTACGCGTACCTGACCGGCGACCAGACCCAGGACGGCGTGCTGGTCCTGGAGCCGACCGCCTCGGGCCACGACGCCACCGTCTATCTGCTGCCGCGCTCCAACCGGGAGAACGGCGAGTTCTGGCTCGACGGCCAGGGCGAACTGTGGGTCGGCCGCAGGCACTCGCTGGCCGAGGCCGAGCAGGTGCTCGGGCTCCCCGCCAAGGACGTGCGCGAGCTGCCGACGGCGCTGCGCGAGGCCACCGGGCCCGCCCGCGCGGTGCGCGGCCACGACGCGGGCATCGAGGCGGCCCTGGCCGACAAGGTCACCGCCGAGCGCGACGAGGAGCTGCGGGTCCACCTCTCCGAGGCTCGGCTGCTCAAGGACGACTACGAGACCGGCGAGCTCCAGAAGGCCGTCGACTCGACCGTGCGCGGCTTCGAGGACGTCGTGAAGGTCCTCGACAAGGCGCGGGCCACGTCCGAGCGTTACATCGAGGGCACCTTCTTCCTGCGCGCCCGCGTCGAGGGCAACGACATCGGCTACGGCTCGATCTGCGCGTCCGGCGCGCACGCCTGCACCCTGCACTGGGTGCGCAACGACGGCCCGGTCCGCTCCGGCGACCTGCTGCTGCTCGACGCCGGCGTGGAGACGCACTCCCTGTACACCGCCGACGTCACCCGTACCCTGCCCGTCGACGGCACCTACACCGAGCTTCAGCGGAAGATCTACGACGCGGTGTACGAGGCCCAGGAGGCCGGCATCGCCGCGGTGAGGCCGGGCGCCAAGTACCGCGACTTCCACGACGCGGCCCAGCGGGTACTGGCCACGAAGCTCGTCGAGTGGGGCCTGGTCGAGGGCCCGGTGGAGCGCGTGCTCGAACTGGGGCTCCAGCGGCGCTGGACCCTGCACGGCACCGGCCACATGCTCGGCATGGACGTCCACGACTGCGCGGTCGCGCGCACCGAGACGTACGTCGACGCGACGCTGGAGCCCGGCATGTGCCTGACGGTGGAGCCCGGACTGTACTTCCAGGCCGACGACCTGACCGTGCCGGCCGAGTACCGGGGCATCGGCGTCAGGATCGAGGACGACATCCTGGTCACGTCCGACGGCAACAAGAACCTGTCCGCGGGGCTGCCGCGCCGTTCCGACGAGGTCGAGGCGTGGATGGCCGGGCTCAAGGGCTGA
- a CDS encoding PP2C family protein-serine/threonine phosphatase: MNPPRLPKVAGIDSPVPSPTQNHASAGRHAGSPAPLSAPSSSSAHGLGAPGTGTVLQDRLAGWVSDLTTLHELTERLARTRTLDDALHELLRAGGALVGAGRGLVRLEPADGLGPDRTLGLGLTRAELGEIETVPGYAGSRGAISRAANTGTTGSRGTTGSAGTTDSTGTTSGAGTTGSTGSAGRGTGYAGYAGAQGGAATDPFTESPVARPDLLAEESLGARHRQVALHVGFAASYTVPLVTEAGARTEGGPRAGTETGTGPEAGTGPEADRSAEADGGAETDSRAGSGAGSAGASPPPCPGAVPSAGLGSVVWLYEEPAEPAERQRHLAGLYTRFAAGHLARLLELGRTRSAVSELRAELLPGGLPRMTGVRLAARHRPGVRGGGDWYDALALPEGALGLAVGSVTGSGPGATAAMGRLRASLRAYAVMEGEDPVAVLSDLELLLRLTEPARSATALFAYCEPGSRKIVMAGAGHSPPLIIGERRTEFVETTLSAPLNMLACWEAPSVEIHAEPGESVLFYSDGLLHGAGDSTDRAFARLHAAAASVPKRLRDDPAGITDHVLRTVLPDGVAERTGDDVVLLTACFA, translated from the coding sequence ATGAACCCTCCGCGCCTTCCGAAAGTGGCGGGAATCGACTCACCTGTTCCTTCCCCCACCCAGAATCACGCCTCCGCCGGCCGACACGCGGGGTCGCCTGCCCCTCTCTCCGCTCCGTCCTCCTCCAGCGCCCACGGCCTCGGCGCCCCCGGCACGGGAACCGTCCTCCAGGACCGGCTGGCCGGCTGGGTCTCCGACCTCACCACCCTGCACGAGCTCACCGAGCGCTTGGCGCGCACCCGCACACTCGACGACGCGCTGCACGAGCTGCTGCGCGCCGGTGGCGCACTGGTCGGCGCGGGCCGGGGGCTCGTCAGGCTGGAGCCCGCCGACGGCCTCGGCCCCGACCGCACACTCGGGCTCGGGCTGACCCGCGCCGAACTCGGCGAGATCGAGACCGTGCCCGGATACGCGGGCTCGCGCGGCGCGATCTCCCGCGCCGCGAACACCGGAACCACAGGCAGCAGGGGAACCACGGGCAGCGCTGGGACCACTGACAGCACGGGAACAACTTCCGGCGCTGGGACCACTGGCAGCACTGGCAGCGCCGGAAGAGGCACCGGATACGCCGGATACGCCGGAGCGCAGGGGGGCGCGGCGACCGACCCGTTCACCGAGAGCCCCGTCGCCCGACCCGACCTGCTGGCCGAGGAGAGTCTGGGCGCCCGCCACCGCCAGGTCGCTCTGCACGTCGGTTTCGCCGCGAGTTATACGGTGCCGCTGGTCACCGAAGCCGGTGCGCGCACCGAAGGCGGTCCGCGCGCGGGAACGGAAACGGGCACGGGACCTGAGGCGGGCACGGGACCGGAAGCGGACAGGAGCGCGGAAGCGGACGGGGGCGCGGAAACGGACTCCCGAGCGGGCTCGGGCGCCGGATCGGCGGGCGCTTCCCCGCCCCCCTGCCCCGGCGCCGTCCCGTCCGCCGGGCTCGGTTCTGTCGTCTGGCTCTACGAGGAACCCGCCGAGCCCGCCGAACGCCAGCGGCACCTGGCCGGCCTCTACACCCGCTTCGCCGCGGGGCACCTCGCCCGCCTGCTCGAACTGGGCAGGACCCGCAGCGCCGTGTCGGAGCTGCGCGCCGAACTCCTCCCGGGGGGCCTGCCCCGGATGACAGGCGTACGCCTAGCGGCCCGGCACCGCCCCGGCGTACGCGGGGGCGGCGACTGGTACGACGCGCTGGCGCTGCCCGAGGGAGCACTCGGCCTCGCCGTCGGTTCCGTCACAGGTTCCGGGCCCGGCGCGACCGCCGCCATGGGACGGCTGCGGGCCTCACTGCGGGCGTACGCGGTGATGGAGGGCGAGGACCCCGTCGCCGTCCTGTCCGATCTGGAACTGCTGCTGCGGCTGACCGAGCCCGCCCGCAGCGCCACCGCTCTCTTCGCCTACTGCGAGCCGGGCTCCCGCAAGATCGTGATGGCGGGCGCGGGGCACAGTCCACCGCTGATCATCGGGGAGCGCAGGACCGAGTTCGTGGAGACCACGCTCTCCGCGCCGCTCAACATGCTGGCTTGCTGGGAGGCGCCGAGCGTCGAGATCCACGCGGAGCCGGGCGAAAGTGTCCTCTTCTACAGCGACGGCCTGCTGCACGGCGCGGGCGACTCCACGGACCGCGCCTTCGCCCGCCTGCACGCGGCGGCGGCGAGCGTACCGAAGCGGCTGCGGGACGACCCCGCCGGCATCACCGACCACGTACTGCGGACGGTCCTGCCGGACGGGGTGGCCGAAAGGACCGGGGACGACGTGGTGCTCCTCACAGCCTGTTTCGCCTGA